From one Thermomicrobiales bacterium genomic stretch:
- a CDS encoding CAP domain-containing protein, whose product MSSSSVRRVAALAATLLVTAQIIMLQIPGGGSEAQAAASELAPFQRVWSRTDEPIAAGKVARTWMWGPAAVSGLSYEPYVESPGGQRIVQYFDKSRMEITQPGAPDDGLWYVTNGLLVVELVSGRRQIGDAASELRTPANVNVAGDPDDTSGPTYASFGSLLDAQPAASGSFLTRRLTRDGSVTDDATLARWGATAGSIDEVTHHAIADPFWAFMTAKGLIIAEGVVVTAPLFESPYYATGRPISEAYWATVRVGGTPRDVLMQCFERRCLTWTPENPPDWRVEAGNVGLHYLAWQTEQDPPIHQTPTGATTTATATSLSTSGPNPTATKTPTPIKTSTPTKTPTSTKTPTPTKTPTLAPTATTGPQHGTDWFTDGLWNVGEDVSAGTWRNSDSSAGCHWQRLSSLSAVIVESLSHEIQTVTIEPGDAYFRSTTCGTWTLIAAYPTPTPIPPATATPGGSGEAACLNAAEAEVLRLLNVERQKAGLSALTNSRALNVASYRHSLDMTTRDYFDHNTLAPLPAGQSGPSFVDRVRDAGYSLPASGWAAGENIAWGHATAQAVVSAWMASQGHKDNILNPLFTQVGIGFASNPDAYYWNVWTTDFANGNDGPGC is encoded by the coding sequence ATGTCGTCATCATCTGTGCGACGCGTTGCTGCGTTGGCTGCTACCTTGCTGGTCACGGCCCAGATCATCATGCTCCAGATACCGGGCGGTGGGAGTGAAGCGCAGGCTGCCGCGTCGGAGCTGGCGCCATTTCAGCGCGTCTGGTCGCGGACCGACGAGCCGATCGCGGCGGGCAAGGTCGCGAGGACGTGGATGTGGGGGCCGGCGGCAGTCTCCGGTCTCAGCTACGAGCCATACGTCGAATCTCCCGGCGGACAACGCATTGTCCAGTACTTCGACAAGTCGCGGATGGAAATCACCCAGCCCGGCGCGCCAGACGATGGGCTCTGGTACGTGACCAACGGACTACTCGTCGTTGAGCTGGTATCCGGTCGCCGCCAGATCGGTGACGCCGCATCCGAGCTACGAACGCCAGCCAACGTCAACGTCGCCGGCGACCCCGACGACACCAGCGGACCGACCTACGCCTCGTTCGGCTCGCTGCTCGACGCGCAGCCAGCCGCCTCCGGGAGTTTCCTTACCAGGAGGCTGACCCGCGATGGCAGCGTCACCGACGACGCGACGCTGGCTCGCTGGGGCGCAACGGCCGGCTCGATCGACGAGGTCACGCATCACGCGATCGCCGATCCGTTCTGGGCATTCATGACTGCGAAGGGGCTGATCATCGCAGAAGGGGTGGTCGTCACCGCGCCGCTATTCGAAAGCCCGTACTATGCGACCGGCCGGCCGATCAGCGAGGCGTACTGGGCAACGGTCCGCGTCGGCGGCACGCCGCGCGACGTCCTCATGCAATGCTTCGAACGCCGTTGCCTGACCTGGACGCCCGAGAACCCTCCGGATTGGCGAGTCGAGGCCGGCAACGTCGGCCTGCACTACCTTGCCTGGCAGACGGAGCAGGATCCTCCCATACACCAGACACCGACCGGCGCCACCACGACCGCCACAGCCACGTCACTATCCACCAGCGGTCCGAATCCAACCGCCACGAAGACGCCAACACCAATAAAAACATCGACACCCACAAAGACGCCGACATCCACGAAGACGCCGACGCCAACAAAGACACCAACACTCGCGCCGACCGCCACCACCGGCCCCCAGCATGGCACCGACTGGTTCACCGACGGCCTCTGGAACGTCGGAGAGGATGTGTCAGCAGGAACGTGGCGAAACAGTGACTCCTCGGCCGGCTGCCATTGGCAACGGCTGTCCAGCCTCAGCGCGGTTATCGTCGAGAGTCTCAGCCATGAGATCCAGACGGTGACGATCGAGCCGGGTGACGCCTACTTCCGTTCGACAACCTGCGGGACGTGGACGCTCATCGCCGCCTACCCGACACCAACCCCGATTCCGCCTGCGACAGCGACACCAGGAGGCTCCGGCGAAGCTGCCTGCCTGAATGCCGCCGAGGCAGAGGTGTTGCGGCTACTCAACGTCGAGCGACAGAAGGCCGGCCTCTCTGCGCTCACGAATTCCCGGGCGCTGAACGTCGCCTCGTACCGCCACAGCCTCGATATGACGACGCGCGATTACTTCGACCACAACACGCTCGCGCCACTCCCGGCCGGACAATCCGGCCCGTCCTTCGTCGACCGCGTGCGCGATGCCGGCTACTCGTTGCCGGCCAGCGGCTGGGCAGCTGGCGAAAACATCGCATGGGGCCACGCAACCGCCCAGGCCGTCGTGTCCGCCTGGATGGCGTCACAGGGCCATAAGGACAACATCCTGAACCCGCTCTTCACTCAGGTCGGCATCGGCTTCGCGTCGAATCCGGACGCCTACTACTGGAACGTCTGGACGACCGACTTCGCCAACGGCAACGACGGCCCCGGCTGCTGA